A DNA window from Leptolyngbya sp. KIOST-1 contains the following coding sequences:
- a CDS encoding antitoxin, translating into MKATSNLDAEEQDVLNAFEAGRLRRSDNAEKELGSHQAIATATVKKDARINIRLSSKDLRALQARALREDIPYQTLMSSILHKFVDGQLVEKQ; encoded by the coding sequence ATGAAAGCGACGAGTAACTTGGATGCCGAAGAACAAGACGTTTTGAATGCATTTGAAGCTGGCAGGCTGCGGCGATCAGACAATGCTGAAAAAGAGCTGGGATCACATCAGGCGATCGCGACAGCCACGGTTAAAAAGGATGCTCGAATTAATATTCGCCTGTCTTCGAAAGACCTGAGAGCCCTCCAGGCGCGGGCCCTTAGAGAAGACATACCTTATCAGACATTGATGTCTAGCATTCTGCACAAATTTGTGGATGGTCAATTAGTTGAAAAACAATAG
- a CDS encoding class I SAM-dependent methyltransferase — MHFDTRWQQYYQAVEGRPPRPTLIRALEQVAQDADPLPQFAVDLGCGDGRDTVALLREGWRVLAIDGEPEAIARLRQRDDWVGKAWPKANRTYLETRVQRFEDLTLPPDLSLINASFCLPFCPPGHFAHLWEEIVVALAPGGRFCGQLFGDQDSWAVYADINSHSRPQVNQLLDPFVVEWLDEENHPGKTALGEDKHWHVFNIVARKR, encoded by the coding sequence ATGCACTTTGACACCCGATGGCAGCAGTACTACCAGGCCGTGGAGGGCCGCCCACCCCGCCCCACCCTGATTCGAGCGCTAGAACAGGTCGCCCAGGATGCCGATCCGCTGCCCCAGTTCGCCGTGGATCTGGGCTGCGGCGATGGTCGCGACACCGTGGCTCTGCTGCGGGAGGGCTGGCGGGTGCTGGCCATCGACGGCGAACCGGAGGCGATCGCCCGGCTGCGCCAGCGGGATGACTGGGTGGGCAAAGCCTGGCCCAAGGCCAACCGCACCTACCTCGAAACCCGCGTCCAGCGGTTTGAAGACCTCACCTTGCCGCCCGACCTCAGTCTGATCAACGCCAGCTTTTGCCTGCCCTTCTGCCCCCCCGGTCACTTTGCCCATCTGTGGGAAGAGATTGTGGTGGCCCTGGCCCCCGGCGGGCGCTTCTGCGGCCAGCTCTTTGGCGATCAAGATTCCTGGGCGGTCTACGCCGACATCAACAGCCACAGCCGCCCCCAGGTGAACCAACTGCTGGACCCCTTTGTGGTGGAATGGCTGGACGAAGAAAACCACCCCGGCAAAACCGCCCTGGGGGAAGATAAGCACTGGCACGTCTTTAATATTGTGGCCCGCAAGCGGTAG
- a CDS encoding prolyl oligopeptidase family serine peptidase: MTSSTFAYPPSPQHDQVDTFHGVAVPDPYRWLEDPQSSASQEWIAAQNTVTDGYLQTLAQRREINDRLTQIWNYERYSTPFKRGGRYFYFKNDGLQNQSVLYTLPSLEAEPRVLLDPNTLSEDGTVSLSGMAVSENGAYLAYGLSSGGSDWVEWHVRDIETGEDTDDRLKWVKFSGASWSHDHRGFFYSRYDEPDETTKLEAVNYYQKLYYHRLGTPQSEDVLVYERPDQKEWGFGGGVTEDGRYLIISVWKGTDPNNLVFYKDLSDPDSSVVELISEFEASYSFVDNDEQLFWFTTDLKAPKGRLIAIDITQSDRAHWQEIIPEGDDTLEGVGILNHQFVAHYLKDAYTTIRIYSLTGEPVREVELPGIGSAGGFDGKPEDTETFYSFTSFTVPPTIYHYDMVTGVSTLYRQPQVDFDPNAYTTTQVFYTSKDGTRIPMFITHKKGMALDGQNPTLLYGYGGFGVSLTPSFSVSNLVWMEMGGVYAIPNLRGGGEYGEDWHQAGTKLNKQNVFDDFIAAAAWLIAEGYTSAEKLAIAGGSNGGLLVGACMTQRPDLFAAALPAVGVMDMLRFNQFTIGWAWESDYGSPQNEEEFKVLYGYSPLHNLKPGTAYPATMITTADHDDRVVPAHSFKFAAALQAAHGGEAPVLIRIETKAGHGAGKPTAKVIEEVSDKWAFLAANLGMEGSGWVGG, translated from the coding sequence ATGACCTCTTCCACCTTTGCCTACCCCCCCAGCCCCCAGCACGACCAGGTCGATACCTTTCATGGCGTGGCGGTGCCTGACCCCTACCGCTGGCTGGAAGACCCCCAGTCCTCCGCCAGTCAGGAGTGGATCGCGGCGCAGAACACCGTCACCGATGGCTATCTGCAAACCCTGGCCCAGCGGCGGGAGATCAACGATCGCCTGACGCAGATCTGGAACTACGAACGCTACAGCACCCCCTTCAAGCGCGGCGGACGCTACTTTTACTTCAAAAACGACGGGCTGCAAAACCAGAGTGTGCTCTACACCCTGCCCAGCCTGGAGGCTGAGCCACGAGTCTTGCTCGACCCCAACACCCTGTCAGAAGATGGCACCGTTTCCCTCAGCGGTATGGCGGTGAGCGAGAACGGGGCCTACCTGGCCTACGGCCTGTCCAGCGGCGGCTCCGACTGGGTGGAGTGGCACGTGCGCGACATTGAGACCGGCGAAGACACCGATGACCGGCTGAAGTGGGTGAAGTTCTCCGGGGCCTCCTGGAGCCACGACCACCGGGGCTTTTTTTACAGCCGCTACGACGAGCCGGACGAAACCACCAAGCTGGAGGCGGTCAACTACTACCAGAAGCTCTACTATCACCGCCTGGGCACCCCCCAGAGCGAGGATGTGCTGGTCTACGAGCGCCCAGACCAGAAAGAGTGGGGCTTTGGCGGCGGCGTCACCGAGGACGGGCGGTACCTGATTATTTCGGTGTGGAAGGGCACTGACCCCAACAACCTGGTGTTCTACAAAGACCTGAGCGACCCCGACAGCTCGGTGGTGGAGCTGATCTCAGAGTTTGAGGCCAGCTACAGCTTTGTCGACAACGACGAGCAACTATTCTGGTTTACGACAGATCTAAAGGCACCGAAGGGGCGGCTGATCGCGATCGACATCACCCAGAGCGATCGCGCCCACTGGCAGGAGATCATCCCCGAAGGCGACGACACCCTGGAGGGGGTGGGCATTCTCAACCACCAGTTTGTGGCCCATTACCTCAAGGATGCCTACACCACCATTCGCATCTACTCGCTGACGGGGGAGCCGGTGCGCGAGGTAGAGCTGCCCGGCATTGGCTCGGCGGGGGGCTTTGACGGCAAACCCGAAGACACCGAAACCTTCTACAGCTTTACCAGCTTTACGGTGCCCCCCACCATCTACCACTACGACATGGTGACCGGCGTTAGCACCCTCTACCGCCAGCCCCAGGTGGACTTCGACCCCAACGCCTACACCACCACCCAGGTGTTCTACACCAGCAAAGACGGCACCCGCATCCCCATGTTCATCACCCACAAAAAAGGGATGGCGCTGGACGGGCAGAACCCGACCCTGCTCTACGGCTATGGCGGCTTTGGCGTTTCGCTGACGCCGTCGTTTTCGGTCAGCAACCTGGTGTGGATGGAGATGGGCGGGGTGTACGCCATACCCAACCTGCGCGGCGGCGGCGAGTACGGCGAAGACTGGCACCAGGCCGGCACCAAGCTCAACAAGCAGAATGTGTTCGACGACTTTATCGCGGCGGCGGCGTGGTTGATCGCCGAGGGGTATACCTCGGCAGAGAAGCTGGCGATCGCAGGCGGCAGCAACGGCGGCCTGCTCGTTGGGGCCTGCATGACCCAGCGCCCCGATCTCTTCGCGGCGGCCCTGCCTGCGGTGGGGGTGATGGACATGCTGCGGTTTAACCAGTTCACCATCGGCTGGGCCTGGGAGTCGGACTATGGCTCGCCCCAAAACGAGGAGGAGTTTAAGGTGCTCTACGGCTATTCGCCCCTGCACAATCTCAAGCCTGGCACCGCCTACCCGGCGACGATGATCACCACGGCAGACCACGACGACCGGGTGGTGCCCGCCCACAGCTTTAAGTTCGCGGCGGCGCTGCAAGCAGCCCACGGCGGCGAGGCTCCGGTCCTCATTCGCATTGAGACGAAGGCGGGCCACGGAGCGGGCAAGCCGACGGCGAAGGTGATCGAGGAGGTGTCGGACAAGTGGGCGTTTTTGGCGGCGAATTTGGGAATGGAGGGGAGTGGATGGGTAGGTGGGTAG
- a CDS encoding alpha/beta hydrolase: MARTSRFRRFLQTSLAATLALGGVLLDAIQPCPSHGAEDIRITTTGPLVLRVSVDDLATFAETGEITPGLRLYTALLNDALLGQLQTGLSFKLPLDVVTVDNVAYSPLGRDVLFNLGKVVQTTPGQNGQIALRAAVINAAANADSEGWTLIDALRAFPAQSIHIDLMDLLALRRELALYFSYNRAANAAIQAQSAAEALTQTNLDVAELPDLSQPGPYAFQKDTITVTNPATRQTAEGLTVNYDFDSDIYIPTGLSEPAPIVIISHGFGDVKESFTFLAEHLASYGFIAILPDHVGSDLAYRQTYLKGRLNTLLSPMEFINRPQEISYLIDRLEELTAESAEWAAIADVTRIGVVGDSLGASTALALGGAEINYARLVENCDQENVIFNFALYLECRARFLPPQNYDLKDPRVKAVVAAHTVGGGLYGPEGFSEIDVPLLMVAGGNDIVSTVVTEQIHPFVWMQTAPKYLAMFEGGTHFTSKPGRDGAGGIFKLLAGEHRELGSRYYKSLSVAFWNAHLRDQEEFLPYLTARYGELISEGQPMAVDIISDLAASQLEAAYGGSTPIPVIPAAIAPRPAPRNESILAEIARTGVLKVGLRKDAAPFGFLNQEDAWDGYCGDLALSLGTYLTEHLDLDRPIQVVELTSTLDNRFGLVRDGTVHLECGPNTIRSDVAGIAFSNTIFVASAQFLALAGQAEPINPNLPLAGVRLGVLSNTTTEQFVQTTYPNAERVPFSGPEGRNQAIQAVQQGAIEAFVGDGILTYAALRLAGQPLEAFALSPDLPLTCEFYGLVLPNNDPQWRTLVNQYLVSDSENAVSTEWFADLYPETLNQADFCLNR; the protein is encoded by the coding sequence ATGGCCCGTACCTCCCGATTCCGCCGCTTTCTGCAAACCAGTCTGGCCGCGACCCTAGCCTTGGGCGGTGTGCTGCTCGATGCGATTCAACCCTGTCCTAGCCATGGTGCCGAAGATATTCGCATCACCACCACCGGGCCACTGGTGTTGAGGGTTTCGGTAGATGACCTAGCTACCTTTGCAGAAACGGGAGAAATCACCCCAGGTCTAAGGCTCTATACCGCCCTGCTGAACGATGCCCTCTTAGGTCAGTTGCAGACGGGGCTCTCCTTCAAACTGCCCCTGGATGTGGTCACGGTGGATAACGTGGCCTACTCCCCCCTGGGTCGAGATGTGCTGTTTAACCTGGGCAAGGTTGTGCAGACCACACCGGGGCAAAATGGGCAAATTGCCCTGCGGGCAGCGGTGATTAACGCGGCGGCCAACGCCGACTCTGAGGGATGGACTCTGATCGATGCCCTGCGTGCTTTTCCGGCCCAGTCCATTCACATTGACCTGATGGATCTGCTGGCCCTACGGCGAGAGCTGGCCCTGTACTTCAGCTACAACCGGGCCGCCAATGCAGCTATCCAGGCCCAATCGGCGGCGGAAGCCCTTACCCAAACGAATCTGGATGTGGCCGAATTGCCCGACCTTAGCCAGCCCGGCCCCTACGCCTTCCAGAAAGACACGATCACCGTCACCAACCCCGCCACGCGACAAACCGCCGAGGGGCTGACCGTCAACTACGATTTTGACTCCGATATTTACATTCCCACGGGGCTGAGCGAGCCTGCCCCGATCGTGATCATTTCCCACGGCTTTGGGGATGTCAAAGAAAGCTTTACGTTCCTGGCAGAACATCTGGCCTCCTATGGTTTTATCGCCATTCTCCCCGACCACGTGGGCAGCGATCTGGCCTACCGCCAAACCTATTTGAAGGGGCGGCTGAATACCCTGCTCAGCCCCATGGAGTTCATTAATCGGCCCCAGGAAATTTCGTATTTAATTGACCGGCTGGAAGAACTGACGGCAGAATCGGCAGAGTGGGCTGCGATCGCAGATGTGACCCGCATCGGTGTCGTAGGCGATTCGCTGGGGGCCTCCACTGCTCTGGCCCTGGGGGGGGCCGAAATCAACTACGCCCGCCTGGTGGAAAACTGCGATCAGGAGAACGTCATCTTTAACTTTGCCCTGTATCTGGAATGTCGTGCCCGGTTTTTGCCCCCCCAAAACTACGACCTGAAAGATCCCCGAGTGAAAGCGGTCGTTGCGGCCCATACGGTCGGCGGCGGGCTCTACGGCCCCGAGGGCTTCAGCGAAATTGATGTGCCGCTGCTAATGGTGGCGGGGGGCAACGATATTGTTTCGACGGTGGTGACAGAGCAGATTCACCCCTTTGTCTGGATGCAGACCGCACCAAAATATTTGGCCATGTTTGAAGGTGGCACCCACTTTACCTCCAAGCCAGGGCGAGATGGAGCTGGAGGCATTTTTAAACTGCTGGCGGGAGAGCATCGGGAACTGGGCTCTCGGTACTACAAAAGTCTCAGTGTGGCATTCTGGAATGCCCACCTGCGAGACCAGGAGGAATTTCTGCCCTATCTGACCGCCCGCTATGGCGAACTCATCAGCGAAGGGCAGCCCATGGCGGTGGATATCATCTCTGATCTGGCAGCCAGTCAGCTGGAAGCCGCCTACGGTGGGTCAACGCCTATCCCCGTCATCCCAGCCGCGATCGCCCCTCGGCCTGCCCCCCGTAATGAAAGCATTCTGGCCGAAATTGCCCGCACCGGGGTGCTCAAGGTGGGGCTCAGGAAAGACGCTGCTCCCTTCGGCTTCCTCAACCAGGAGGATGCCTGGGATGGCTACTGCGGCGATCTGGCCCTCTCCCTGGGCACCTACCTGACGGAACACCTGGATCTGGATAGACCTATTCAAGTGGTAGAACTCACCTCCACCCTGGACAACCGCTTTGGCCTGGTCAGGGACGGCACTGTTCACCTAGAATGCGGCCCCAACACCATTCGCTCTGATGTGGCGGGGATTGCTTTCTCCAATACCATCTTCGTTGCCAGCGCCCAATTCCTGGCGCTGGCCGGTCAGGCAGAACCGATCAACCCTAACCTGCCCCTGGCGGGGGTACGGCTGGGGGTACTCAGCAACACCACCACCGAACAGTTTGTGCAGACCACCTACCCCAATGCTGAACGGGTGCCTTTCTCCGGGCCAGAAGGACGTAACCAGGCCATCCAGGCGGTTCAGCAGGGCGCAATCGAGGCTTTTGTCGGCGATGGTATTTTGACCTACGCTGCCCTGCGGCTGGCAGGGCAGCCCCTTGAGGCGTTTGCCTTGAGCCCTGACCTACCCTTGACCTGCGAGTTCTATGGGCTAGTGCTGCCTAACAATGACCCGCAGTGGCGCACCTTGGTCAATCAATACCTAGTTAGCGACAGCGAAAATGCCGTCTCTACGGAATGGTTCGCCGACCTCTATCCCGAGACCCTTAATCAGGCGGACTTTTGCCTAAATCGGTAA